Proteins encoded in a region of the Zea mays cultivar B73 chromosome 4, Zm-B73-REFERENCE-NAM-5.0, whole genome shotgun sequence genome:
- the LOC100280961 gene encoding uncharacterized protein LOC100280961, whose protein sequence is MDYDRLNSPNTSAISLEVMGHRLHISQDPNSKHLGTTVWDASMVFVKFLEKNSRKGRFCPSKLKGKRVIELGAGCGLAGFGMTLLGCDVTTTDQVEVLPLLMRNVERNRSWISQSNSDTDTIGSITVAELDWGNKEHIKAVEPPFDYIIGTDVIYSEHLLQPLMETITALSGPKTKILLGYEIRSATVHEKMMEMWKSNFIVKTVSKSKMDVKYQHPNIHLYMMDLKAPLIPEVEATDDNGNDDEEVVSNLGEDEDNGLKSESCSGSSPEAKSGSLDDWEIRRCGAMAARLLKDVKL, encoded by the exons ATGGACTATGACAG GTTGAATTCGCCGAACACGTCGGCTATTTCGCTGGAGGTGATGGGCCACCGGCTACATATTTCACAG GATCCAAACTCCAAGCACCTTGGGACCACGGTCTGGGATGCATCAATGGTGTttgtcaagttcttg GAAAAGAATAGCAGAAAAGGTCGGTTTTGTCCATCCAAGCTAAAAGGAAAGAGAGTGATTGAATTAGGAGCTGGCTGTGGCCTGGCTGGGTTCG GAATGACCTTGTTGGGTTGTGATGTTACAACAACTGACCAAGTCGAGGTGCTTCCGCTGCTTATGAGAAATGTTGAACGCAACAGATCTTGGATTTCGCAATCGAATTCCGACACAG ATACCATCGGCTCAATTACAGTTGCAGAATTGGACTGGGGGAACAAAGAACATATCAAGGCCGTTGAACCTCCATTTGATTACATTATTGGAACTGACGTT ATTTACTCAGAGCATCTGTTGCAACCTCTAATGGAGACAATTACTGCATTATCTGGTCCCAAAACAAAAATATTG CTAGGATACGAGATCCGTTCGGCCACCGTCCATGAGAAGATGATGGAAATGTGGAAAAGCAATTTCATTGTGAAAACCGTCTCTAAATCGAAG ATGGATGTGAAATATCAACATCCAAACATACATCTCTACATGATGGACCTGAAGGCACCATTGATCCCTGAGGTTGAGGCTACCGACGATAATGGGAACGACGACGAAGAGGTTGTTTCAAATCTGGGGGAAGACGAAGACAATGGACTGAAGAGCGAATCTTGTTCCGGCTCGTCACCAGAAGCTAAGAGCGGCAGCCTGGATGATTGGGAAATCAGAAGATGTGGGGCTATGGCTGCAAGGCTTCTAAAGGATGTGAAActgtaa
- the LOC100280961 gene encoding uncharacterized protein isoform X1, whose amino-acid sequence MDYDRLNSPNTSAISLEVMGHRLHISQDPNSKHLGTTVWDASMVFVKFLEKNSRKGRFCPSKLKGKRVIELGAGCGLAGFGMTLLGCDVTTTDQVEVLPLLMRNVERNRSWISQSNSDTDTIGSITVAELDWGNKEHIKAVEPPFDYIIGTDVIYSEHLLQPLMETITALSGPKTKILLGYEIRSATVHEKMMEMWKSNFIVKTVSKSKMDVKYQHPNIHLYMMDLKAPLIPEVEATDDNGNDDEEVVSNLGEDEDNGLKSESCSGSSPEAKSGSLDDWEIRRCGAMAARLLKDVKLQGGEP is encoded by the exons ATGGACTATGACAG GTTGAATTCGCCGAACACGTCGGCTATTTCGCTGGAGGTGATGGGCCACCGGCTACATATTTCACAG GATCCAAACTCCAAGCACCTTGGGACCACGGTCTGGGATGCATCAATGGTGTttgtcaagttcttg GAAAAGAATAGCAGAAAAGGTCGGTTTTGTCCATCCAAGCTAAAAGGAAAGAGAGTGATTGAATTAGGAGCTGGCTGTGGCCTGGCTGGGTTCG GAATGACCTTGTTGGGTTGTGATGTTACAACAACTGACCAAGTCGAGGTGCTTCCGCTGCTTATGAGAAATGTTGAACGCAACAGATCTTGGATTTCGCAATCGAATTCCGACACAG ATACCATCGGCTCAATTACAGTTGCAGAATTGGACTGGGGGAACAAAGAACATATCAAGGCCGTTGAACCTCCATTTGATTACATTATTGGAACTGACGTT ATTTACTCAGAGCATCTGTTGCAACCTCTAATGGAGACAATTACTGCATTATCTGGTCCCAAAACAAAAATATTG CTAGGATACGAGATCCGTTCGGCCACCGTCCATGAGAAGATGATGGAAATGTGGAAAAGCAATTTCATTGTGAAAACCGTCTCTAAATCGAAG ATGGATGTGAAATATCAACATCCAAACATACATCTCTACATGATGGACCTGAAGGCACCATTGATCCCTGAGGTTGAGGCTACCGACGATAATGGGAACGACGACGAAGAGGTTGTTTCAAATCTGGGGGAAGACGAAGACAATGGACTGAAGAGCGAATCTTGTTCCGGCTCGTCACCAGAAGCTAAGAGCGGCAGCCTGGATGATTGGGAAATCAGAAGATGTGGGGCTATGGCTGCAAGGCTTCTAAAGGATGTGAAAct TCAAGGAGGAGAACCCTAg
- the LOC100280961 gene encoding uncharacterized protein isoform X2 — translation MGHRLHISQDPNSKHLGTTVWDASMVFVKFLEKNSRKGRFCPSKLKGKRVIELGAGCGLAGFGMTLLGCDVTTTDQVEVLPLLMRNVERNRSWISQSNSDTDTIGSITVAELDWGNKEHIKAVEPPFDYIIGTDVIYSEHLLQPLMETITALSGPKTKILLGYEIRSATVHEKMMEMWKSNFIVKTVSKSKMDVKYQHPNIHLYMMDLKAPLIPEVEATDDNGNDDEEVVSNLGEDEDNGLKSESCSGSSPEAKSGSLDDWEIRRCGAMAARLLKDVKLQGGEP, via the exons ATGGGCCACCGGCTACATATTTCACAG GATCCAAACTCCAAGCACCTTGGGACCACGGTCTGGGATGCATCAATGGTGTttgtcaagttcttg GAAAAGAATAGCAGAAAAGGTCGGTTTTGTCCATCCAAGCTAAAAGGAAAGAGAGTGATTGAATTAGGAGCTGGCTGTGGCCTGGCTGGGTTCG GAATGACCTTGTTGGGTTGTGATGTTACAACAACTGACCAAGTCGAGGTGCTTCCGCTGCTTATGAGAAATGTTGAACGCAACAGATCTTGGATTTCGCAATCGAATTCCGACACAG ATACCATCGGCTCAATTACAGTTGCAGAATTGGACTGGGGGAACAAAGAACATATCAAGGCCGTTGAACCTCCATTTGATTACATTATTGGAACTGACGTT ATTTACTCAGAGCATCTGTTGCAACCTCTAATGGAGACAATTACTGCATTATCTGGTCCCAAAACAAAAATATTG CTAGGATACGAGATCCGTTCGGCCACCGTCCATGAGAAGATGATGGAAATGTGGAAAAGCAATTTCATTGTGAAAACCGTCTCTAAATCGAAG ATGGATGTGAAATATCAACATCCAAACATACATCTCTACATGATGGACCTGAAGGCACCATTGATCCCTGAGGTTGAGGCTACCGACGATAATGGGAACGACGACGAAGAGGTTGTTTCAAATCTGGGGGAAGACGAAGACAATGGACTGAAGAGCGAATCTTGTTCCGGCTCGTCACCAGAAGCTAAGAGCGGCAGCCTGGATGATTGGGAAATCAGAAGATGTGGGGCTATGGCTGCAAGGCTTCTAAAGGATGTGAAAct TCAAGGAGGAGAACCCTAg
- the LOC100282160 gene encoding uncharacterized protein isoform X1: MACVSTFQSCPIARRAKINTRSRGSSSSVAKGSPPPAFQFQCRASTFAADTSLRLELDENPEAIISGAWPGNCSLLSYDDLRAYLESQETAAQADDQQRGVALLSETMSTPVLVATADQTLEDVECHFEAVSGLPVVDSGLRCVGVIVKNDRARASHGSKTKISEVMTSPAITLSSDKTVMDAAVLMLKKKIHRLPVVNQDEKVIGIVTRADVLRVLEGMLKI; the protein is encoded by the exons ATGGCATGCGTCAGCACCTTCCAGAGCTGCCCCATTGCCAGAAGAGCAAAGATCAACACCAGGTCCAGGGGCAGCAGCAGTAGCGTGGCGAAGGGGTCACCACCACCAGCCTTCCAGTTCCAGTGCAGGGCGTCGACTTTCGCGGCGGACACCAGCCTCCGGCTCGAGCTGGACGAGAACCCCGAGGCGATCATCTCGGGGGCGTGGCCCGGGAACTGCTCCCTCCTCAGCTACGACGACCTCCGCGCCTACCTCGAGTCGCAGGAGACGGCGGCCCAGGCAGACGATCAG CAGCGCGGCGTGGCGCTCCTGAGCGAGACCATGTCCACACCCGTGCTGGTGGCCACAGCAGACCAGACCCTGGAGGACGTCGAGTGCCACTTCGAGGCCGTGTCGGGGCTTCCGGTCGTCGACAGCGGCCTCAGATGCGTCGGGGTGATCGTCAAGAACGACCGGGCAAGAGCCTCTCATGGG TCCAAGACGAAGATATCGGAAGTGATGACATCTCCAGCTATCACACTATCGTCTGACAAAACCGTGATGG ATGCTGCTGTTCTCATGCTCAAGAAGAAGATCCACAGATTACCAGTTGTAAACCAGGACGAAAAAGTAATAG GTATAGTTACCCGCGCTGATGTTCTTCGCGTGTTGGAAGGCATGTTGAAGATTTAG
- the LOC100282160 gene encoding uncharacterized protein LOC100282160 has translation MACVSTFQSCPIARRAKINTRSRGSSSSVAKGSPPPAFQFQCRASTFAADTSLRLELDENPEAIISGAWPGNCSLLSYDDLRAYLESQETAAQADDQRGVALLSETMSTPVLVATADQTLEDVECHFEAVSGLPVVDSGLRCVGVIVKNDRARASHGSKTKISEVMTSPAITLSSDKTVMDAAVLMLKKKIHRLPVVNQDEKVIGIVTRADVLRVLEGMLKI, from the exons ATGGCATGCGTCAGCACCTTCCAGAGCTGCCCCATTGCCAGAAGAGCAAAGATCAACACCAGGTCCAGGGGCAGCAGCAGTAGCGTGGCGAAGGGGTCACCACCACCAGCCTTCCAGTTCCAGTGCAGGGCGTCGACTTTCGCGGCGGACACCAGCCTCCGGCTCGAGCTGGACGAGAACCCCGAGGCGATCATCTCGGGGGCGTGGCCCGGGAACTGCTCCCTCCTCAGCTACGACGACCTCCGCGCCTACCTCGAGTCGCAGGAGACGGCGGCCCAGGCAGACGATCAG CGCGGCGTGGCGCTCCTGAGCGAGACCATGTCCACACCCGTGCTGGTGGCCACAGCAGACCAGACCCTGGAGGACGTCGAGTGCCACTTCGAGGCCGTGTCGGGGCTTCCGGTCGTCGACAGCGGCCTCAGATGCGTCGGGGTGATCGTCAAGAACGACCGGGCAAGAGCCTCTCATGGG TCCAAGACGAAGATATCGGAAGTGATGACATCTCCAGCTATCACACTATCGTCTGACAAAACCGTGATGG ATGCTGCTGTTCTCATGCTCAAGAAGAAGATCCACAGATTACCAGTTGTAAACCAGGACGAAAAAGTAATAG GTATAGTTACCCGCGCTGATGTTCTTCGCGTGTTGGAAGGCATGTTGAAGATTTAG
- the LOC100282160 gene encoding uncharacterized protein isoform X3 has product MACVSTFQSCPIARRAKINTRSRGSSSSVAKGSPPPAFQFQCRASTFAADTSLRLELDENPEAIISGAWPGNCSLLSYDDLRAYLESQETAAQADDQRGVALLSETMSTPVLVATADQTLEDVECHFEAVSGLPVVDSGLRCVGVIVKNDRARASHGSKTKISEVMTSPAITLSSDKTVMDAAVLMLKKKIHRLPVVNQDEKVIGTV; this is encoded by the exons ATGGCATGCGTCAGCACCTTCCAGAGCTGCCCCATTGCCAGAAGAGCAAAGATCAACACCAGGTCCAGGGGCAGCAGCAGTAGCGTGGCGAAGGGGTCACCACCACCAGCCTTCCAGTTCCAGTGCAGGGCGTCGACTTTCGCGGCGGACACCAGCCTCCGGCTCGAGCTGGACGAGAACCCCGAGGCGATCATCTCGGGGGCGTGGCCCGGGAACTGCTCCCTCCTCAGCTACGACGACCTCCGCGCCTACCTCGAGTCGCAGGAGACGGCGGCCCAGGCAGACGATCAG CGCGGCGTGGCGCTCCTGAGCGAGACCATGTCCACACCCGTGCTGGTGGCCACAGCAGACCAGACCCTGGAGGACGTCGAGTGCCACTTCGAGGCCGTGTCGGGGCTTCCGGTCGTCGACAGCGGCCTCAGATGCGTCGGGGTGATCGTCAAGAACGACCGGGCAAGAGCCTCTCATGGG TCCAAGACGAAGATATCGGAAGTGATGACATCTCCAGCTATCACACTATCGTCTGACAAAACCGTGATGG ATGCTGCTGTTCTCATGCTCAAGAAGAAGATCCACAGATTACCAGTTGTAAACCAGGACGAAAAAGTAATAGGTACG GTATAG
- the LOC100282160 gene encoding uncharacterized protein isoform X2 → MACVSTFQSCPIARRAKINTRSRGSSSSVAKGSPPPAFQFQCRASTFAADTSLRLELDENPEAIISGAWPGNCSLLSYDDLRAYLESQETAAQADDQQRGVALLSETMSTPVLVATADQTLEDVECHFEAVSGLPVVDSGLRCVGVIVKNDRARASHGSKTKISEVMTSPAITLSSDKTVMDAAVLMLKKKIHRLPVVNQDEKVIGTV, encoded by the exons ATGGCATGCGTCAGCACCTTCCAGAGCTGCCCCATTGCCAGAAGAGCAAAGATCAACACCAGGTCCAGGGGCAGCAGCAGTAGCGTGGCGAAGGGGTCACCACCACCAGCCTTCCAGTTCCAGTGCAGGGCGTCGACTTTCGCGGCGGACACCAGCCTCCGGCTCGAGCTGGACGAGAACCCCGAGGCGATCATCTCGGGGGCGTGGCCCGGGAACTGCTCCCTCCTCAGCTACGACGACCTCCGCGCCTACCTCGAGTCGCAGGAGACGGCGGCCCAGGCAGACGATCAG CAGCGCGGCGTGGCGCTCCTGAGCGAGACCATGTCCACACCCGTGCTGGTGGCCACAGCAGACCAGACCCTGGAGGACGTCGAGTGCCACTTCGAGGCCGTGTCGGGGCTTCCGGTCGTCGACAGCGGCCTCAGATGCGTCGGGGTGATCGTCAAGAACGACCGGGCAAGAGCCTCTCATGGG TCCAAGACGAAGATATCGGAAGTGATGACATCTCCAGCTATCACACTATCGTCTGACAAAACCGTGATGG ATGCTGCTGTTCTCATGCTCAAGAAGAAGATCCACAGATTACCAGTTGTAAACCAGGACGAAAAAGTAATAGGTACG GTATAG